Proteins encoded in a region of the Hydrogenispora ethanolica genome:
- a CDS encoding polymer-forming cytoskeletal protein, producing MKRNLIIAAIAACLIILAALPAWGESWQMAGGDRTIAENETIAGDYLFNGERLVVDGTIRGDLLVLAGEVVINGKVEGSVLGAASERLQINGAVGRDVRVAAMELTLNGSIGRSLTGWIFRLSTGPRSRVGQGILGNFIELKLAGEVLGPVAVTANTYGQIGGHLGDDLTIRGGQVVWKAPLTIDGRVTDYTGLSANPAKVKGVAIGRGYVARQERGGNFMFIFFLGWLLGSLLISIILYRLFPKSSWALTEPTVLNFRKNLLAGLLSLMVIPLLILLLGSGIIPYLGLVSLPLVILLVLVYLMLLFFSGILVNLWFGRLIFRSRLHPILMIVIGGLILAVLSTLPLLNLLVVMVTNCVGVGMLLRGIRFEFRDQHQVDYRA from the coding sequence ATGAAACGGAATCTGATAATTGCCGCGATCGCGGCATGCTTGATAATTTTGGCCGCCCTGCCGGCCTGGGGGGAATCCTGGCAGATGGCGGGCGGCGACCGGACCATCGCCGAGAACGAGACCATTGCCGGGGATTATCTTTTTAATGGCGAACGCCTGGTGGTGGACGGCACGATCCGGGGCGACCTGCTGGTGCTGGCCGGCGAGGTCGTCATCAATGGCAAGGTGGAAGGGAGCGTGCTGGGGGCGGCCTCGGAGCGGCTGCAGATCAATGGCGCGGTCGGCCGGGACGTCCGGGTCGCCGCGATGGAGCTGACGCTGAACGGTTCCATCGGCCGCAGTCTGACCGGCTGGATCTTCCGGTTGTCCACCGGACCCCGTTCCCGGGTGGGCCAGGGAATTCTGGGCAACTTCATCGAGCTGAAACTGGCCGGGGAGGTCCTGGGGCCGGTGGCGGTGACGGCTAACACCTACGGCCAGATCGGCGGCCATCTGGGCGATGACCTCACGATCCGGGGCGGCCAGGTCGTGTGGAAAGCTCCGCTCACCATCGACGGGCGGGTCACCGATTATACCGGATTGTCGGCCAACCCGGCCAAGGTCAAGGGGGTCGCCATCGGCCGGGGCTATGTGGCGCGCCAGGAACGGGGCGGCAATTTCATGTTCATCTTCTTCCTGGGGTGGCTGTTGGGAAGCCTGCTCATCAGCATCATCCTCTACCGCTTGTTCCCCAAGTCCAGCTGGGCGCTGACTGAGCCGACGGTCCTGAATTTCCGGAAGAATCTGTTGGCCGGGTTATTGAGTCTGATGGTCATCCCGCTGTTGATCCTGCTGTTGGGCTCGGGGATCATCCCTTATCTGGGACTGGTCAGCCTGCCGCTCGTCATCCTGCTGGTCCTCGTCTATCTGATGCTCCTCTTTTTCTCGGGGATTCTCGTCAACCTCTGGTTTGGCCGGCTGATCTTCCGTTCGCGGCTTCACCCGATCCTGATGATCGTGATCGGCGGGTTGATCCTGGCCGTCTTAAGCACGCTGCCGCTGCTGAATCTGCTGGTGGTGATGGTCACCAACTGCGTCGGCGTGGGAATGTTGCTGCGCGGCATCCGTTTTGAGTTTCGCGATCAGCATCAGGTGGATTACCGGGCTTGA